The Stieleria maiorica genome includes the window GGCGACGGGCATACAACGAGATCAACGACTTCGAACGCCAAATCGTCGACCACGGCATCCTGTTGCTTAAATTCTGGATGCACATCGACAAGGACGAACAGTTGAAACGCTTCAAAAAGCGTGAAAAATCGCCTTACAAACACTGGAAGCTGACCGACGAAGACTGGCGTAACCGCGAACTGTGGGAAGCCTATAAGCAGTACGGCCAGGACATCATCCAGTACACCAGCACCAAAAAAGCCCCTTGGATCCTGGTCGAGGCGAACAACAAGCCGTATGCCCGCTTGAAAGTCTTGCAAACCGTCATCGATCACCTGCAAGAAAAATTGGACGGACCGGCCGGCCGGCCCGCGTGAGGGGGGCACGCAGTCGCCGTCCTCTCCGAGGTCGGCGCCGGAAAACGCTTCGCATTATCGATCCGCCGAGTTCGGAGAACGCGGCGACGCTCGGAACGCACTGGGGATCCACCTTCTGGCGAAGGTAGCTACGTTCGCTCGGCGATTTGTGTGGCCTCCATACCCCCGGTGCGGTTGCCTGGCGGGAAACGTGTATACTAGGGATCCTGCGCCGCTTGCCGCTGAAGCGAGTCCGACGCGACTTTTCTGATTTCCTTCACTGCTCAGGTCGTATTTTCCAGCGATGACGTCGCCCGGCATCCAACACGACTTTCTGGATCCGCCGAAAGATTCGGAGGACCATCTCGGTACGCTCGGCCATTACCGCGTGCTCCGCGAGCTCGGCAAAGGGGGCATGGGATACGTGTTCCTGGCCGAAGACACGCGGCTGAAACGCGAAGTCGCCTTGAAGGTGATGAACAAGAAAATCGCCAGCACGCCGGGCAGCCGAAAACGCTTCATCAGCGAAGCCCGAGCGATGGCGGCGGTGCACCACGACAACGTCGCGACCATCTTTGAAGTCGGCGAGCACAAGGGCACGCCCTTCATGGCGATGGAATTGCTGCAAGGGGCGACGCTGGAGAATTACCAGCAGCGCCACGGCAAACCCGATTACCACCAGATCATCGCCTATGCCCGCGACATCGCGCGCGGATTGGACGCGGCGCACCGACAGGGAATCGTCCACCGCGACATCAAACCGGCCAACATCTGGCTGGACACCAAAACCAACCGCATCAAGATTCTGGACTTCGGGCTGGCGCTCGCCTCCACCCCTGTCGACCAACTGTCCGGTCGGGGCGCGGTCGTCGGCACGCCCGGCTATCTGTCGCCCGAACAGGCGCGGAGCGAACCGCTGGACGACCGCAGCGATTTGTACTCCGCCGGCGTCGTGTTGTACGAAATGGCGACCGGGAAATTGCCGTTGAAATCCAAGACGGTCGCCGAACAGTTGATCGCGATCTTGGCCCATGCCCCCAAGCCGCTGATCGAACGCAACCGCGAGATCCCCCAGCCACTGGCCGACCTGATCCATCGGCTGATGGCCAAAGAGCCGCGCGATCGCTACGCCAGCGCCGCGGACTTGGAAAAAGCGCTCGACGAAGTGGAAGTCGAGTGCGAAAAGAAATCCGAGGTGGCCCAGGCGATCAGCCAATTGCAACTGGGACTGGAACAAGCGGTCAGCAAAAAGAACCTCGGCGGATCCGACGGCGGCGATTGGGGCATTTCCGAAGAAGCACCGCCCAACCCGTTTGAAACCTTGCCCGATGTCCTGCCGGCCGCGACCCCGCTGGCCGGCGATGTGGGATCTTCGGGTGCCCACCCTGCCGTCGCCGTGCCGCAGGCCGCACCGGGGCAGGGATCGATGGGATCAGGCACGTTTGCCGCCGCCAAATCGCAACGGAAACCCGCCCCCGAACCCGCCGCCGCATCCAATTCCAAAATCATCTGGATCACCGTCGGCGTCGTCGCCGTGCTGCTGTTGGTGCTGATCCCGACGATCGTCTACATCAGCGATTCCAGCGCGATCGCACGCCAGCAACAAGAAGAAGCGGTCTATGTCGCTGCGGCACCGGCGGCGAACCCGACGCCATCGAGTTCGTCCAACACGCCCCGACAAGCCCCGCGTCCCAAGCCCCCCGAACAACAATCCGGCACGCCGAAGCAGCCCACCCCGCCAGCGCAGCCCCCTTCGCCGCCGGCCACCAAAGTCGACGCGAAAGAAGTCAAGGGCGTCGGCGGACCCGGATATAAATGGCTGCTCAGCCACACCAAGAACAACGGCTCGTTTGAACAGGGCGATCCGGCATCCGGCCCCTTGAGACTCCAGGGCTGGACGGCCGCGCTTTCGGGCAAGGACGGCGGCTGGAACCGAAATCCCAACGCGCGGAACGAGGAAGCGAAGACCTATGCGTATGCCGGTCCCAACAGCGAACTGGTCTTGGTCAGCGACGCGTTTGATTACAAGACCAAGGCCGGCGACGCGTTCCGGATCAGCGTCAACACCGGCGGACAAGGACCGGGCGAGACCGCCTACCGTGTCGTGTTGGGTTTCAACGACAAGTCGGGACCGCCGATCCGTTATCAGCTGGCCGAGTTTTCCAGCAACGAGAACTGGACCGGCGGTAAACAGAAAAAATCGATCTTCGAATACACCGTCGACGCGGCCGTCGAGGGAAAGTCGCCCTACGTCGAATTCGTGATCTCCAACAAAGCTTCAAAACGCAAACGTGGCATGCTGGATCGCGTTGTCGTGACCGTCCGCAACCAGCCCAACGTGGCAACAACTCCGTCCAGTCCGCCGCCAGGGGAGAAACCGTCGCTTGCCACTCCGGCCGAGAAACCGAGCCCCGATCCCGCGATGGCGAAGTCCAGCCCGACAGATCCGCCGAGCCCAACAGAGACTGCCCCCAAACCGGCCCCACCACCAGAATCACCGTCGCTCCGCATCGTCGCGCTCAAGACCTCCGACGACAACGGCGCCGACGCCACGGTGAAACGCGGCGGAGGATTCAATGATCCCCAAGGCGAGAAACCGGTCCTGTACGTTCAGACCCGAAGCGGCATCCAAGTTCAACACATCTATGCCAGGTTCTGGATCCAGACGTTGCGAGCCGATCAAGGCGGGGCTCAAGCGGGAAATCGCAACCGCGGAGGCAATAACAAACTGGACCCGCTGCCGGTCGAGACTGCGGAGTTGAGCCTGACGCTTGCCGGGACCAAGCGTGATCCCGATGCATCGATCCGTGTGTACGGTTTCAGCGATCCGATCAGCGATGTGTGGCCGGAAAACCGGATCGTCTGGG containing:
- a CDS encoding serine/threonine protein kinase, with the protein product MTSPGIQHDFLDPPKDSEDHLGTLGHYRVLRELGKGGMGYVFLAEDTRLKREVALKVMNKKIASTPGSRKRFISEARAMAAVHHDNVATIFEVGEHKGTPFMAMELLQGATLENYQQRHGKPDYHQIIAYARDIARGLDAAHRQGIVHRDIKPANIWLDTKTNRIKILDFGLALASTPVDQLSGRGAVVGTPGYLSPEQARSEPLDDRSDLYSAGVVLYEMATGKLPLKSKTVAEQLIAILAHAPKPLIERNREIPQPLADLIHRLMAKEPRDRYASAADLEKALDEVEVECEKKSEVAQAISQLQLGLEQAVSKKNLGGSDGGDWGISEEAPPNPFETLPDVLPAATPLAGDVGSSGAHPAVAVPQAAPGQGSMGSGTFAAAKSQRKPAPEPAAASNSKIIWITVGVVAVLLLVLIPTIVYISDSSAIARQQQEEAVYVAAAPAANPTPSSSSNTPRQAPRPKPPEQQSGTPKQPTPPAQPPSPPATKVDAKEVKGVGGPGYKWLLSHTKNNGSFEQGDPASGPLRLQGWTAALSGKDGGWNRNPNARNEEAKTYAYAGPNSELVLVSDAFDYKTKAGDAFRISVNTGGQGPGETAYRVVLGFNDKSGPPIRYQLAEFSSNENWTGGKQKKSIFEYTVDAAVEGKSPYVEFVISNKASKRKRGMLDRVVVTVRNQPNVATTPSSPPPGEKPSLATPAEKPSPDPAMAKSSPTDPPSPTETAPKPAPPPESPSLRIVALKTSDDNGADATVKRGGGFNDPQGEKPVLYVQTRSGIQVQHIYARFWIQTLRADQGGAQAGNRNRGGNNKLDPLPVETAELSLTLAGTKRDPDASIRVYGFSDPISDVWPENRIVWGNSLSEKGLEKLPLLAEQKVGRNNDKLLISSDALAKFVAQAGHRSVTLILTGSVGDELVTFASREDESSEPPTLILGLRQ